Proteins encoded together in one Pontiella desulfatans window:
- the alr gene encoding alanine racemase, with protein MKNYLTASISASAVRHNIQVLRGLIGEGVKLCPVVKDDCFGHGMDVLYPVLAELTDGFAVAAPLEALELRSKGYHGFILCFLSAYFDDFKIQDELVWQEITQTVMSKSALESIQAAARRVGKRAKVHLKVDTGMGRLGVPAQQAVDLIKTINATDEVTLTGIYTHFATADEVDRTSTFRQLELFESILAEAGNIMRHAANSAATLDLPETHFDMVRPGIAVYGCHPSDQLKSNVGLQPCMSVKAKLIAVKHIPAGSHSGYGLTHRYDRDSRVGVVPIGYGDGYFRNLSNKAVVRINGRDAPVRGRVSMDQMTVDVTDITDVKVGDEVEVISSDPTAPNCVENLARLAGTIPYEITCHLGHNMRHELVD; from the coding sequence ATGAAAAACTATCTGACAGCATCCATTTCCGCCTCCGCCGTGAGGCATAATATCCAAGTTCTCCGTGGGTTGATCGGCGAAGGCGTGAAGCTTTGCCCCGTGGTGAAGGACGACTGTTTCGGGCATGGGATGGACGTGCTCTATCCGGTGCTGGCCGAGCTGACCGATGGCTTTGCGGTGGCCGCACCGCTGGAGGCCTTGGAGCTGCGGAGCAAGGGATACCACGGGTTCATCCTTTGCTTCCTTTCCGCCTACTTTGATGATTTCAAGATCCAGGACGAGCTGGTCTGGCAGGAGATCACCCAGACCGTGATGTCGAAGTCGGCGCTGGAATCGATCCAGGCCGCCGCCCGGCGCGTTGGGAAGCGCGCCAAGGTGCATCTGAAGGTCGATACGGGCATGGGGCGTCTCGGCGTTCCGGCCCAGCAGGCGGTAGACCTGATTAAAACCATCAATGCCACCGACGAGGTGACCTTGACGGGGATCTATACCCACTTTGCCACGGCAGACGAAGTGGACCGAACCTCAACCTTCCGGCAGCTGGAGCTGTTTGAGTCCATCCTGGCGGAGGCCGGCAACATTATGCGGCACGCGGCCAACTCGGCGGCAACCCTGGATTTGCCGGAGACCCATTTCGACATGGTTCGCCCGGGGATTGCGGTCTATGGCTGCCATCCATCCGATCAACTGAAAAGCAACGTGGGGCTGCAGCCCTGCATGTCGGTGAAGGCGAAGCTGATCGCCGTCAAACACATTCCCGCAGGCAGCCACAGCGGCTATGGGCTCACGCATCGCTATGATCGCGACAGCCGCGTCGGCGTGGTGCCGATCGGTTATGGCGACGGCTATTTCCGGAACCTATCCAACAAGGCGGTGGTGCGCATCAACGGACGGGATGCACCGGTGCGCGGGCGGGTTTCGATGGACCAGATGACCGTCGATGTAACCGATATTACCGATGTGAAGGTCGGCGACGAGGTCGAGGTGATTTCGTCCGACCCCACCGCTCCGAACTGTGTTGAAAACCTGGCGCGGTTGGCCGGTACGATCCCGTATGAGATCACGTGCCACCTTGGCCATAACATGCGGCACGAGCTGGTGGATTAA
- the leuD gene encoding 3-isopropylmalate dehydratase small subunit, whose product MEKFETFTGIVCAVDRANIDTDALIPKEHLKSIKRTGFGPALFSDWRYTDDGSDNAGFVLNQPKTQGASILVGRNNFGCGSSREHAVWAVAQQGFKVVIAPIEGDIPGFADIFRNNCAKNGVLTVQLSSADVDKIFQMAASDEPLEATVNLEEQKVVFGDTEFVFEVEPAVKEKLLQGLDDIAESLLYEADITRFESGHRTQMTGA is encoded by the coding sequence ATGGAAAAGTTTGAAACATTCACAGGAATCGTTTGTGCGGTCGACCGCGCGAACATCGATACGGACGCGCTGATCCCGAAGGAGCACCTGAAATCGATCAAGCGCACCGGCTTTGGCCCGGCGCTGTTTTCCGACTGGCGCTACACCGACGACGGTTCCGACAACGCCGGCTTTGTGCTGAACCAGCCGAAGACGCAGGGCGCCTCGATCCTCGTTGGCCGGAACAACTTTGGTTGCGGTTCCAGCCGCGAGCATGCCGTGTGGGCCGTTGCCCAGCAGGGCTTCAAGGTTGTGATTGCGCCGATCGAAGGCGATATTCCCGGCTTTGCCGACATCTTTCGCAACAACTGCGCCAAGAACGGCGTGCTGACGGTTCAGCTGTCGAGCGCGGACGTGGACAAGATCTTCCAAATGGCGGCATCCGACGAACCGCTGGAGGCGACGGTGAATCTTGAAGAGCAGAAGGTGGTCTTCGGTGACACCGAGTTTGTCTTCGAGGTCGAGCCGGCCGTGAAGGAAAAACTGCTGCAGGGCCTGGACGATATTGCCGAGTCGTTGCTCTACGAAGCGGACATCACCCGCTTCGAGTCTGGCCATCGTACGCAGATGACCGGCGCTTAG
- the leuC gene encoding 3-isopropylmalate dehydratase large subunit: MGKTLFEKIWDQHVVKELPGGEVLLYIDRHLVHEVTSPQAFEGLKLHGRKVRHPELTFATTDHNVPTDSRVRADVTDPIAAAQLDALQQNCSDNNITFYGMESDKQGVVHIIGPEQGITLPGTTVVCGDSHTATHGAFGAISFGIGTSEVEHVLATQTLRQKMPKQYKVEFKGKIPTGVTAKDLVLELCGKIGTAGGTGCAFEFCGEAIEELSMEGRLTVCNMAIEAGARSGLIAPDQTTIDYITAEDRPFAPKGEALEESIAYWKTLFSDDDANYDKVLVIDVETLEPQVTWGTSPGMVTGVNSTVPALDAVAGYAPEDVRAALDYMGLEPGMKMTDIKIDTVFIGSCTNGRIEDLRAAAKVMEGKKVADGVRVLVVPGSEKVRYQAEAERLDRVFHEAGAEWRYAGCSMCLAMNPDKLKDKERCASTSNRNFEGRQGRGGRTHLVSPAMAAAAAIHGRFVDVREID; the protein is encoded by the coding sequence ATGGGAAAAACACTGTTTGAAAAAATATGGGACCAGCATGTCGTCAAGGAATTGCCCGGCGGCGAAGTGCTTCTCTACATCGATCGCCACCTCGTGCACGAAGTCACGAGCCCGCAGGCGTTTGAAGGTCTTAAGCTACATGGCCGCAAGGTGCGCCATCCGGAGCTGACCTTCGCAACCACCGACCACAACGTACCGACCGACAGCCGTGTCCGTGCGGATGTGACGGATCCGATTGCCGCGGCACAGCTTGATGCGCTTCAGCAGAACTGTTCGGACAACAACATCACCTTCTATGGCATGGAGTCCGACAAGCAGGGCGTTGTGCACATCATCGGCCCGGAGCAGGGCATCACGCTGCCGGGCACCACGGTGGTTTGCGGCGACTCGCACACGGCGACGCACGGTGCGTTCGGCGCCATCTCGTTCGGCATCGGCACCTCCGAAGTGGAGCATGTGCTCGCCACCCAGACGCTTCGCCAGAAAATGCCGAAGCAATACAAGGTTGAATTCAAGGGCAAGATTCCGACCGGCGTCACCGCCAAGGACCTGGTGCTTGAACTCTGCGGCAAAATCGGAACCGCGGGCGGAACCGGATGCGCATTCGAATTCTGCGGCGAAGCGATCGAGGAGCTTTCGATGGAGGGCCGCCTGACCGTCTGCAACATGGCGATCGAAGCGGGCGCGCGTTCGGGGCTGATTGCCCCCGACCAGACCACCATCGACTACATCACCGCCGAAGACCGCCCGTTCGCCCCGAAGGGCGAAGCGCTGGAGGAATCCATCGCCTATTGGAAGACGCTCTTCTCCGACGACGACGCGAACTACGACAAGGTGCTCGTGATCGACGTTGAAACGCTTGAGCCGCAGGTTACGTGGGGCACCAGCCCCGGCATGGTGACGGGCGTGAACAGCACCGTTCCGGCCCTTGACGCCGTGGCGGGATATGCACCGGAAGACGTGCGCGCCGCACTGGACTACATGGGCCTTGAGCCGGGCATGAAGATGACCGATATCAAGATCGACACCGTGTTCATCGGCAGCTGCACCAACGGCCGCATCGAAGACCTCCGCGCCGCCGCGAAGGTGATGGAAGGCAAGAAGGTTGCCGACGGAGTCCGCGTGCTGGTGGTTCCGGGCTCCGAAAAGGTTCGCTACCAGGCCGAAGCCGAGCGCCTCGACCGCGTGTTCCACGAAGCGGGCGCCGAGTGGCGCTATGCCGGCTGCAGCATGTGCCTGGCGATGAACCCCGACAAGCTGAAGGACAAGGAGCGTTGCGCTTCGACCTCCAACCGCAACTTCGAAGGTCGCCAGGGCCGCGGCGGCCGTACCCATCTCGTTAGCCCGGCCATGGCCGCAGCAGCGGCAATTCACGGACGTTTTGTGGACGTAAGGGAGATCGACTAA
- a CDS encoding four helix bundle suffix domain-containing protein, which yields MEEKRHVLSSDSSERIFGKHSGFRKLRAYQLAELCYDFTCRFCELYIPPKDRHHDQMVQAARSGFQNIREGSELSATTKKLELNLTNVARGSLGELHKDYKKYLERKHLPLWETENATLFGEARNLRPESLAEAAGWINRSDRQQSREERAANLGAVLSAQAHYLVEKLLARQAEDFESDGGFSDRLYKARTNHRQNGQNGKGE from the coding sequence ATGGAAGAAAAGCGGCATGTATTGAGTTCCGATTCGTCGGAACGGATTTTCGGGAAGCATAGCGGTTTCCGAAAGCTGAGGGCGTATCAACTTGCGGAGCTGTGCTATGATTTCACCTGCCGGTTTTGCGAGTTGTATATCCCGCCGAAGGATCGGCACCATGACCAGATGGTGCAGGCGGCGCGAAGCGGTTTCCAGAATATCCGTGAAGGCAGCGAGCTGAGTGCCACAACCAAGAAGCTGGAATTGAATCTGACCAATGTTGCGCGTGGTAGTTTGGGGGAGTTGCATAAGGACTATAAGAAATATCTGGAGCGCAAACATCTTCCATTATGGGAAACGGAGAATGCGACCCTGTTCGGCGAAGCGCGGAACCTGCGTCCCGAGAGTTTGGCGGAGGCCGCTGGCTGGATAAACCGGTCGGATCGGCAACAGAGCCGCGAGGAGCGGGCGGCGAACCTCGGTGCAGTGCTTTCAGCCCAGGCGCATTATCTGGTTGAAAAGCTTTTGGCTCGGCAGGCTGAGGATTTTGAGTCGGACGGAGGCTTTTCTGATCGGCTTTACAAGGCTAGAACAAACCATAGACAAAATGGACAGAACGGGAAAGGCGAATAA
- a CDS encoding NADP-dependent isocitrate dehydrogenase, translating to MSEKAKIIYTITDEAPALATRSLLPIIAAYTSAAGVAVETRDISLAGRILAVFPECLSDEQKVGDALTELGELAKTPEANMIKLPNISASIPQMKAAIAELQKLGYALPEYDDPAAQPKYDKIKGSAVNPVLREGNSDRRAASAVKQYAKNNPHRMGAWSADSKSVVSSMSANDFFGNEKSVTIPEATSATIELVAADGSTTVLKDGLALQAGEVLDGTFMGARALEEFLAGQVAATKKAGTLFSLHMKATMMKVSDPIIFGHCVKVFYKAVLDQHADALAEVGFDANNGIGDLYAKLDNLPADKKAEIEADLAALYETAPDLAMVDSDKGITNLHVPSDIIIDASMPAAIRASGQMWNKDGKQQDTNFIIPDRCYAGVYAETVDFCRQHGAFDPATMGTVPNVGLMAQKAEEYGSHDKTFEVPAAGTVRVVDAEGNVLIAHEVGQGDIWRACQVKDAPIQDWVKLAVSRARATGVPAIFWLDENRAHDAQLIEKVNTYLKDHDTEGLDIQILPPVEATRVSLERAKAGQDTISVTGNVLRDYLTDLFPILELGTSAKMLSIVPLMNGGGLFETGAGGSAPKHVQQFEKENHLRWDSLGEFLALGVSLEHLANVFGNEKAQILADTLDAANAKFLEENKSPSRKVNELDNRGSHFYLALYWAEALAAQDADADLKARFAKLAEALEANEDKIVAELIDCQGAAMDIGGYYRPNDALANAAMRPSETFNTVLAAL from the coding sequence ATGAGCGAAAAAGCGAAGATCATCTACACCATCACCGACGAGGCCCCCGCACTGGCGACCCGTTCGCTGCTACCCATCATTGCGGCCTACACCTCGGCCGCCGGTGTTGCGGTTGAAACGCGCGATATTTCCCTGGCCGGGCGCATCCTGGCCGTCTTTCCGGAATGCCTGAGCGACGAGCAGAAGGTCGGCGACGCGCTGACCGAGCTGGGGGAGCTCGCCAAGACGCCGGAAGCCAACATGATCAAGCTGCCGAATATTTCCGCCTCGATCCCGCAGATGAAGGCGGCCATCGCCGAGCTGCAGAAGCTCGGCTACGCGCTGCCCGAATACGACGATCCCGCCGCCCAGCCGAAATACGACAAGATCAAGGGCTCCGCCGTCAACCCGGTGCTGCGCGAAGGCAACTCCGACCGGCGCGCCGCTTCCGCCGTCAAGCAATACGCCAAGAACAACCCGCACCGCATGGGCGCGTGGTCGGCCGATTCCAAGTCGGTTGTCTCCAGCATGTCGGCCAACGATTTCTTCGGTAACGAAAAGTCGGTCACGATTCCCGAAGCCACCAGCGCGACGATTGAACTGGTTGCCGCCGATGGCTCCACGACGGTGCTCAAGGACGGTCTGGCATTGCAGGCTGGCGAAGTGCTCGACGGCACCTTCATGGGCGCCCGTGCGCTGGAGGAGTTCCTGGCCGGGCAGGTCGCCGCCACCAAGAAGGCCGGCACGCTCTTCTCGCTGCATATGAAGGCCACCATGATGAAGGTCTCCGACCCGATCATCTTCGGCCACTGCGTGAAGGTTTTCTATAAAGCCGTGCTCGACCAGCATGCGGACGCGCTGGCCGAGGTTGGGTTCGATGCCAACAACGGCATCGGCGATCTCTATGCCAAGCTCGACAACCTGCCTGCCGACAAGAAGGCGGAGATCGAAGCCGACCTGGCCGCGCTCTACGAAACCGCACCCGACCTGGCCATGGTCGATTCCGACAAGGGCATCACCAACCTGCACGTTCCGTCCGATATCATCATCGACGCCTCCATGCCCGCCGCCATCCGCGCCTCCGGCCAGATGTGGAACAAGGACGGCAAGCAGCAGGACACCAACTTTATCATCCCCGACCGCTGCTATGCCGGCGTCTATGCCGAAACCGTCGACTTCTGCCGGCAGCACGGCGCGTTTGATCCTGCCACCATGGGCACCGTCCCCAACGTCGGCCTCATGGCGCAGAAGGCCGAGGAATACGGCTCGCACGACAAAACCTTCGAAGTGCCCGCCGCCGGAACCGTCCGCGTGGTCGATGCCGAAGGCAACGTGCTGATTGCCCACGAGGTGGGGCAGGGCGACATCTGGCGCGCCTGCCAGGTCAAGGACGCCCCGATCCAGGACTGGGTCAAGCTGGCCGTCAGCCGCGCCCGCGCCACCGGCGTGCCGGCCATCTTCTGGCTCGACGAAAACCGCGCCCACGACGCGCAGCTGATCGAAAAGGTGAACACCTATCTCAAGGATCACGACACCGAAGGGCTCGACATCCAGATTCTTCCGCCGGTCGAAGCCACCCGCGTTTCGCTCGAGCGCGCCAAGGCCGGGCAGGATACCATCTCCGTCACCGGCAACGTGCTGCGCGACTACCTGACCGACCTCTTCCCGATCCTCGAGCTCGGCACCAGCGCCAAGATGCTCTCGATCGTTCCGCTGATGAACGGCGGGGGGCTCTTCGAAACCGGCGCCGGCGGCTCCGCGCCCAAGCACGTCCAGCAGTTCGAAAAGGAAAACCACCTGCGCTGGGATTCGCTCGGCGAATTCCTCGCCCTCGGCGTTTCGCTCGAACACCTCGCCAACGTCTTCGGCAACGAAAAGGCACAGATCCTCGCCGACACGCTCGACGCGGCCAACGCCAAGTTCCTCGAGGAAAACAAGTCGCCGTCGCGCAAGGTCAACGAGCTCGACAACCGCGGTAGCCACTTCTACCTCGCGCTCTACTGGGCCGAGGCCCTCGCCGCGCAGGACGCCGATGCCGACCTCAAGGCGCGCTTCGCCAAGCTGGCCGAAGCACTGGAAGCCAACGAGGACAAGATTGTTGCCGAGCTGATCGACTGCCAGGGCGCGGCCATGGACATCGGCGGCTACTACCGCCCGAACGACGCCCTCGCCAACGCCGCCATGCGCCCCAGCGAAACGTTCAACACGGTGCTGGCTGCGCTGTAG
- the lexA gene encoding transcriptional repressor LexA yields the protein MPRKIDLSEKINQLRSFHEAEGRAPSYAEMAELFGYSSKNAVYAPVNKLLELGYLEKSANGRIVLTTKITGSTKLLGSVQAGFPSPAEEELVDTINLDQYLVRRPEATYLLTVSGDSMIEAGIQPGDLVLVEKGGVPKQNDIVVAQIDGEWTLKYFGKDATGVYLDPANSAYTRMRPERSLSIGGIVKAVVRKYAK from the coding sequence ATGCCCCGCAAAATCGACTTATCGGAAAAGATCAACCAGCTCCGCTCCTTCCACGAGGCGGAGGGGCGGGCGCCGAGCTATGCCGAGATGGCGGAGCTGTTCGGCTACAGCTCCAAGAACGCCGTCTACGCCCCCGTCAACAAACTGCTCGAACTCGGCTACCTCGAAAAAAGCGCCAATGGCCGCATTGTGCTGACCACCAAAATCACCGGCTCCACCAAGCTGCTCGGCTCCGTACAGGCCGGCTTCCCCTCGCCCGCCGAGGAAGAACTGGTCGATACCATCAACCTCGATCAATATCTCGTCCGCCGCCCGGAGGCAACCTATCTGCTAACCGTCAGCGGCGATTCGATGATCGAGGCCGGCATCCAGCCCGGCGACCTGGTGCTGGTGGAAAAAGGCGGCGTCCCGAAACAAAACGACATCGTCGTGGCGCAGATCGACGGCGAATGGACGCTCAAATATTTCGGGAAGGATGCCACCGGCGTCTACCTCGACCCCGCCAACTCGGCCTACACCCGCATGCGCCCCGAACGCTCCCTCAGCATCGGCGGCATCGTCAAGGCCGTCGTCCGCAAATACGCTAAATAA
- a CDS encoding DNA polymerase Y family protein, whose amino-acid sequence MQQEQPIVNASFPQAILHIDGDAFFTSVEQSMHPHLKGRPVVSGKERGIIACASYEAKALGIKRGVGLWEARKICPDLVVLPSDYESYSIYSKRMFEIMRRYTPAVEEYSIDEGFADITGLRRLHHMSYPDIAKKIQETICKELDLTVSVGLSLSKGLCKIASDYRKPHGFTAVRGRHIHLFLQRIPLEEVWGFGRNTVALLQKHGLHTAYDFVLRPSTWAQKMLGKPGLEIWHELRGVNLLPVTPNPKPANVCIGKGKTFTTPSADKEFVYAKLVRNVESAFIKLRRHKQRTKEIHVSLRFKDYNQLGLGARLNRATDSTQEVLPMVRELFEKVFRPGHEYRTTQIWLTRLESAESTQFDLFDDRLKIERFDRLAKTIDEINARFGKHKVCAGTALQIRDTPATARTELPWRKQNLLPGETDRQRLYLPRLNLKI is encoded by the coding sequence ATGCAACAAGAACAACCCATCGTCAACGCCTCGTTCCCGCAGGCAATATTGCACATCGACGGCGACGCCTTTTTCACATCGGTCGAGCAGTCCATGCACCCGCACCTGAAAGGCCGCCCGGTCGTGAGCGGCAAGGAACGCGGCATCATCGCCTGCGCCAGCTATGAAGCCAAGGCACTCGGCATCAAACGCGGCGTCGGCCTGTGGGAGGCGCGCAAAATATGCCCCGACCTCGTCGTGCTGCCGAGCGACTACGAAAGCTACAGCATCTATTCCAAGCGCATGTTCGAGATCATGCGGCGCTACACGCCCGCGGTGGAGGAATATTCCATCGACGAAGGCTTCGCCGACATCACCGGCCTGCGCCGCCTCCACCACATGTCCTATCCGGACATCGCGAAAAAAATCCAGGAGACCATCTGCAAGGAGCTCGACCTGACGGTCTCGGTCGGGCTCAGCCTCTCCAAGGGGCTGTGCAAGATTGCCTCCGACTACCGCAAGCCGCACGGCTTCACCGCCGTGCGCGGGCGGCACATCCACCTCTTCCTCCAGCGCATTCCGCTCGAGGAGGTCTGGGGATTCGGGCGCAACACCGTTGCCCTGTTGCAAAAGCACGGCCTGCACACCGCCTACGACTTTGTCCTGCGCCCTTCAACATGGGCGCAGAAAATGTTGGGCAAACCCGGCCTCGAAATCTGGCACGAGCTGCGCGGCGTCAACCTCCTGCCCGTCACCCCCAACCCCAAGCCGGCCAACGTCTGCATCGGCAAAGGAAAAACCTTCACCACGCCCTCGGCCGACAAGGAATTCGTTTATGCCAAGCTCGTGCGCAACGTCGAATCGGCCTTCATCAAGCTACGCCGCCACAAGCAGCGCACCAAGGAAATCCATGTTTCGCTGCGCTTCAAGGACTACAACCAGCTCGGACTCGGCGCACGGCTCAACCGCGCCACCGACTCCACCCAGGAAGTGCTGCCGATGGTGCGCGAGCTCTTCGAAAAGGTGTTCCGCCCCGGCCATGAATACCGCACCACCCAGATTTGGCTCACCCGCCTCGAATCCGCCGAGAGCACCCAGTTCGACCTCTTCGACGATCGGCTGAAGATCGAACGGTTCGACCGGCTCGCCAAGACCATCGACGAAATCAACGCGCGCTTCGGCAAGCACAAGGTCTGCGCCGGCACCGCCCTGCAGATTCGCGACACCCCCGCCACCGCCCGCACCGAACTCCCCTGGCGCAAGCAAAACCTCCTCCCCGGCGAAACCGACCGCCAGCGCCTCTACCTCCCGCGCCTTAACCTTAAAATCTGA